The following coding sequences lie in one Kribbella sp. NBC_00709 genomic window:
- a CDS encoding toll/interleukin-1 receptor domain-containing protein produces MSDPTPAQSLPVAGYDAFVSYRSASSGRQARQLDRALFHLGKRHRTDRAPNVFLDTSDLVAGTLNEKIERALDVSRSLVVLLDSTTKESPWVAKEIEYWLANGGAAERLFLVRTDPALNLSWDRAANGFARPDELPTPLRAAFAAEQKYFDLPRSRSVDESSLVGLYSAVMNVEPETLLLEESQYQRSRRRRSTVLIGVLAVLLVVAAGAGIIARQQSRRSEESARAARGEAAASGALLTLPYSYPDAIDQALTASTMSSSQSVRSALIAVANGTGALRRTLDWSQTGTGRPAAGVAFSTDGSRLMAWGPAKDSSRSHLAAWSVVSGEKTVDNDIAASGLSDVREVGAVGYVGCSAKGPVLIDRRTYSVLALMKPAPSAGDEVDGCRTLAFAGGVVVTTGGEGTSTAPGTVFVSYAGRHIYFPGATPTRVNPQGWSVPLISGNRLTLVSARGQASVSVPDEFSVRFATSEGMVLATAGSDWYQVQHSSRGTSAKLVKLPVPGDTAEVAPYSYYGTTAGYAWITRSGVVGWSKSAETVQLTDDTQQTSQRSTYAPAIMPTGSSGFFASLGGAAYSLSIPDFGHGWIARTLSVTLGQPDVDGASPVTSYCDSGAAIGLASDQWLVNPLDNKSGLFKSVSTEARLDGCTLIDPGPPLAVNGIRITDGTASSADVAVSDGSPGGIALFRAGGVIQLFATAGRVENAWRQSTTTKSLVSALGERTVVAGDGELVSLGSKGERTVLGEVDGSVHVISPDGLEAILSSSQFDDPNALRLIAGRGGQTTIDRQCRDQWPTYVPGPRFESDIGDAEKQYPAALTEAGWLDCRSGQPIGLDQGIGIQEYEIGADRGRIVWSRTRDKHIEYQVTTWNRGEGAALQTRKLPMTGDQDSASERASLDPSGDHLLVSNPVTPAIRSYTWSDGQWKAGRSLQAAIGDIQATAWSRDASLALAVGDGGGFELYDMATGRRLITQVGSARDPSESGPAHIDVTESDGFLRAHLDGSDPALLEIPIDLGRLRELLCVVHHATACGPGPGG; encoded by the coding sequence ATGAGCGATCCCACGCCTGCGCAGTCGCTGCCGGTCGCCGGGTACGACGCCTTCGTCTCGTACCGTTCAGCCTCGTCCGGTCGGCAGGCACGGCAACTCGACCGAGCTCTGTTCCATCTCGGCAAGCGGCATCGGACAGATCGCGCGCCGAACGTCTTCCTCGACACCAGCGACCTGGTCGCCGGCACTCTCAACGAGAAGATCGAGCGTGCGCTGGACGTCAGCCGCAGCCTGGTCGTCCTGCTCGACTCGACGACGAAGGAATCTCCGTGGGTTGCCAAGGAGATCGAGTACTGGCTGGCAAACGGTGGCGCGGCCGAGCGGCTCTTTCTGGTGCGGACCGATCCGGCGCTGAACCTGTCGTGGGACCGGGCGGCCAACGGATTCGCCAGACCAGACGAGCTACCGACGCCGCTGCGCGCGGCGTTTGCTGCCGAGCAGAAGTACTTCGACCTGCCGCGATCGAGATCTGTCGACGAGAGCAGTCTCGTCGGCCTCTACTCGGCTGTGATGAACGTCGAGCCGGAGACGTTGCTGCTGGAGGAGTCGCAGTATCAACGGAGCCGGCGACGCCGATCGACGGTGCTCATCGGCGTCCTCGCGGTCCTGCTTGTCGTCGCGGCCGGCGCCGGGATCATCGCGAGGCAGCAGTCGCGTCGCTCGGAGGAGTCCGCCCGGGCAGCGCGCGGCGAGGCGGCTGCGTCCGGTGCCTTGCTGACCCTCCCGTACTCCTATCCGGACGCGATCGACCAGGCCCTGACCGCATCGACGATGAGCAGCAGTCAGAGTGTTCGTTCGGCCCTCATCGCGGTCGCCAACGGAACCGGGGCCCTGCGCCGGACCCTCGACTGGTCGCAGACGGGGACCGGACGCCCCGCTGCCGGAGTGGCTTTCAGCACGGATGGCAGCCGGTTGATGGCCTGGGGGCCGGCGAAGGACAGCAGCCGATCGCACCTGGCGGCGTGGTCCGTGGTCAGCGGCGAGAAGACCGTCGACAACGACATCGCGGCCTCGGGCCTCTCGGACGTACGTGAGGTCGGCGCTGTCGGGTACGTCGGTTGCAGTGCGAAGGGTCCGGTGCTGATCGACCGCCGTACGTACTCGGTGCTCGCCCTCATGAAACCCGCTCCTTCGGCCGGCGACGAGGTCGACGGCTGCCGGACGCTCGCCTTCGCGGGTGGCGTGGTGGTCACGACTGGCGGAGAGGGGACGAGTACAGCACCAGGGACGGTCTTCGTGTCCTACGCGGGCCGGCATATCTACTTTCCGGGCGCCACGCCGACCCGCGTCAACCCGCAGGGCTGGTCGGTCCCGCTCATCAGCGGCAACCGATTGACGCTGGTCAGCGCCCGAGGACAGGCGAGCGTGAGCGTTCCGGATGAGTTCTCCGTTCGTTTCGCTACCTCGGAGGGGATGGTGCTGGCCACCGCGGGCAGCGACTGGTACCAGGTCCAGCACAGCAGCCGGGGGACTTCGGCCAAGCTCGTGAAGCTGCCTGTTCCGGGCGACACGGCTGAGGTCGCGCCGTACTCGTACTACGGAACCACTGCGGGATACGCGTGGATCACCCGCTCTGGGGTCGTCGGCTGGTCGAAGTCCGCGGAGACGGTCCAGCTCACGGACGACACCCAGCAGACCAGCCAGCGCTCGACCTACGCGCCGGCGATCATGCCGACCGGTTCCTCCGGTTTCTTCGCGAGCCTGGGCGGTGCGGCGTACTCGCTCTCGATCCCGGACTTCGGCCACGGCTGGATCGCGCGCACTCTCAGCGTCACCCTGGGGCAGCCCGACGTCGATGGAGCGTCGCCGGTTACCTCCTACTGTGATTCCGGTGCGGCGATCGGACTCGCGAGCGACCAGTGGCTGGTCAACCCGTTGGACAACAAGTCGGGCTTGTTCAAGTCGGTCTCCACCGAGGCCCGGCTGGATGGGTGCACGCTGATCGATCCTGGTCCGCCGCTGGCCGTCAACGGCATCCGCATCACGGACGGCACCGCGTCGAGCGCCGACGTCGCCGTCTCCGACGGTTCTCCGGGCGGCATCGCGCTGTTCCGGGCGGGCGGCGTGATCCAGTTGTTCGCCACCGCCGGGCGCGTCGAGAACGCTTGGCGGCAGTCGACGACCACCAAGAGCTTGGTGAGTGCGCTGGGAGAGCGCACGGTGGTCGCCGGCGACGGCGAGCTTGTCAGTCTCGGCAGCAAGGGCGAGCGCACTGTGCTGGGCGAGGTCGACGGGAGCGTCCATGTGATCAGTCCCGATGGGTTGGAGGCGATCCTCTCCTCGTCCCAGTTCGATGATCCGAACGCCTTGCGACTGATCGCCGGACGTGGTGGGCAGACGACCATCGACAGACAATGCCGTGACCAGTGGCCGACCTACGTGCCCGGCCCGCGGTTCGAGTCGGACATCGGCGACGCCGAGAAGCAGTATCCGGCCGCGCTGACCGAGGCCGGGTGGCTCGACTGCCGGTCAGGTCAGCCGATCGGCCTCGACCAGGGCATCGGTATCCAGGAGTATGAGATCGGCGCCGACCGGGGACGCATCGTCTGGAGCCGGACGCGAGACAAGCACATCGAGTACCAGGTCACGACCTGGAACCGCGGTGAGGGTGCGGCGCTGCAGACGCGCAAGCTCCCGATGACGGGTGATCAGGACAGCGCATCCGAGCGGGCGTCATTGGATCCTTCCGGTGACCATCTGCTCGTCAGCAATCCCGTGACACCTGCCATCAGGTCCTACACCTGGTCCGACGGACAGTGGAAGGCCGGCCGGTCGCTGCAGGCTGCAATCGGAGACATCCAGGCGACCGCCTGGAGCCGGGATGCCTCGCTAGCTCTCGCGGTCGGTGACGGCGGTGGCTTCGAGCTCTACGACATGGCGACCGGACGCCGGCTGATCACCCAGGTCGGATCGGCCCGTGACCCGAGCGAGTCGGGTCCTGCGCATATCGACGTCACCGAGTCCGACGGGTTCCTCCGCGCACACCTCGACGGCTCGGACCCGGCGCTGCTCGAGATCCCGATCGACCTCGGCCGGCTGCGCGAGCTGCTTTGCGTGGTGCACCACGCCACGGCGTGCGGCCCGGGCCCCGGCGGCTGA
- a CDS encoding patatin-like phospholipase family protein gives MGYRDRLDGTGPRKLLALDGGGIRGVLSLEVLGAIEKLLRRELDAGADFVLADYFDYVAGTSTGAIIAAGIAQGMPVAKLQELYTMHGEEMFDRASLIKRFSYKYGSRRLERMLKETFGAGVTLGDPDLRTLLMMVLRNATTDSPWPLSNNPRAKYNQTNRPDNNLQLPLWQLVRASTAAPTFFPPEAVSIGPHEFVFVDGGLTMYNNPAFQLFLMATMRTYQLEWPAGEDKLLIVSVGTGTSPKADDRLRADEMNLLFNAKSVPAALMSAAMHEQDMLCRVFGRCRYGGPIDNEIGDLRGPSGPLTERLFSYVRYNAELTRTGLNRLDLRNVRPEAVQRLDSVLHIKDLQLVGMRLALEVHRSHFDGFLGK, from the coding sequence ATGGGGTATCGGGATCGGCTCGACGGGACTGGGCCGCGGAAGTTGCTGGCCCTGGACGGTGGGGGCATCCGGGGCGTGCTGTCGCTCGAGGTGCTGGGAGCGATCGAGAAGCTGCTGCGCCGGGAACTGGACGCGGGCGCGGACTTCGTTCTCGCGGACTACTTCGACTATGTCGCGGGCACGAGCACCGGGGCGATCATCGCGGCCGGGATCGCGCAAGGGATGCCGGTCGCGAAGCTGCAGGAGCTCTACACGATGCACGGCGAGGAGATGTTCGACCGGGCGTCTCTGATCAAGCGGTTCAGCTACAAGTACGGCAGCCGCCGCCTCGAGCGGATGCTCAAGGAGACCTTCGGCGCCGGCGTCACGCTCGGCGACCCGGACCTGCGGACCTTGTTGATGATGGTGCTCCGGAACGCGACCACCGACTCACCCTGGCCGCTCAGCAACAATCCGCGGGCGAAGTACAACCAGACGAACCGGCCGGACAACAATCTGCAGCTGCCGCTGTGGCAGCTGGTCCGGGCGAGTACGGCGGCACCGACGTTCTTCCCGCCCGAGGCCGTGTCGATCGGGCCGCACGAGTTCGTGTTCGTCGACGGCGGTCTGACGATGTACAACAACCCGGCGTTCCAGCTGTTCCTGATGGCAACGATGAGGACCTACCAGCTCGAGTGGCCGGCCGGTGAGGACAAGCTGCTGATCGTCTCGGTCGGCACCGGGACGAGCCCGAAGGCCGACGACCGGCTGCGCGCCGACGAGATGAACCTGCTGTTCAACGCGAAGTCGGTGCCGGCCGCCCTGATGAGCGCTGCGATGCACGAGCAGGACATGCTCTGCCGGGTGTTCGGGCGCTGCCGGTACGGCGGTCCGATCGACAACGAGATCGGCGATCTCCGGGGTCCGTCCGGCCCGCTGACCGAGCGGCTGTTCAGCTACGTCCGGTACAACGCCGAACTGACCCGCACCGGCCTGAACCGCCTCGACCTGCGCAACGTCCGCCCGGAGGCCGTGCAGCGGCTGGACTCGGTCCTGCACATCAAGGACCTCCAACTGGTCGGGATGCGCCTCGCGCTCGAGGTCCACCGATCGCATTTCGACGGCTTCCTCGGGAAGTGA
- a CDS encoding TIR domain-containing protein: protein MDHPPFTIIVQSESVAYGNHIYHGLGANALLQPVRLRVVSDPGADAARDQLVDALIAAMEPFAAEGFQDCHGPGQLACWATLEPNARNLLLVVGGDSTPSVELESLVDDWQRRGFEAVGVFRSGLNPDDVLPSGLARQHAPSWLTDVREVTTDLVDTVALGAEDRRIFVSYSHHDGKDLAERIALLLTARRFDVFLDRFRLTVGVDFAERIEDELLDKAMVVVIETPRSVRSDWVKHEVATAAARRLGLVAIQDRPGRHRLPRGRVRGGDEAGLRAGCPPSSGRPAPVPARAGERRWWHQTGRGASLPDARRSTPGPDLARLGSRRARDRRRLHGLRRDRHRRGCAVSGVCGRLRDDPRSQPGRPKPQPERPTTPDRLGDPGGERQGPRVLVVADSPRGDVAPAAEAPALRHEALLALARAVYAADGSLTVPVDDVALILATVALSYAHTPVAEGRAAEPPLTVVETVRPEPSARRLLQPLVRRGALTYRSIRDFSETADAGDTEGGPVRRHPVTPDLLEIARPAFAVLLSPAGQALEDGYALRCPRTYAFRSTFLAPPLRLDFEDPTDRLLEGSRQGRWGEGEHNAIPYSFVMQRLVREWTQDERRAR from the coding sequence ATGGACCATCCGCCGTTCACGATCATCGTCCAGTCCGAATCGGTTGCCTACGGCAATCACATCTACCACGGACTCGGGGCGAACGCCCTGCTCCAGCCGGTCCGGTTGCGCGTGGTCTCCGACCCCGGCGCCGACGCTGCACGCGACCAGCTCGTCGATGCCTTGATCGCTGCGATGGAGCCGTTCGCAGCAGAGGGATTCCAGGACTGCCACGGGCCGGGACAGCTCGCCTGCTGGGCGACCCTGGAGCCGAACGCGCGCAACCTTCTCCTCGTGGTAGGTGGTGACAGTACGCCGTCCGTGGAACTGGAATCGCTCGTCGACGACTGGCAGCGGCGTGGGTTCGAGGCCGTCGGAGTGTTCCGAAGCGGACTGAATCCGGACGACGTACTGCCGTCCGGACTGGCCCGGCAGCATGCGCCGAGTTGGCTCACCGACGTCCGTGAGGTGACGACGGACCTGGTCGACACGGTGGCGCTCGGCGCCGAGGACCGTCGGATCTTCGTGAGCTACTCGCACCATGACGGTAAGGATCTCGCCGAGCGGATCGCCTTGCTGCTGACCGCCCGCCGGTTCGACGTGTTCCTCGATCGGTTCCGGCTGACCGTCGGAGTGGACTTCGCCGAGCGGATCGAGGACGAGCTGCTGGACAAGGCCATGGTCGTGGTGATCGAGACACCCCGATCGGTCCGGTCGGATTGGGTCAAGCACGAGGTCGCGACCGCCGCCGCCCGGCGGCTCGGGCTGGTCGCGATCCAGGACCGGCCCGGACGACATCGCCTTCCGCGCGGCCGGGTTCGCGGTGGCGACGAAGCCGGGCTACGTGCTGGCTGTCCACCCTCGTCCGGCCGACCTGCACCGGTTCCGGCTCGCGCAGGAGAGCGTCGGTGGTGGCACCAGACCGGTCGTGGTGCATCCCTCCCCGACGCGCGCCGATCGACGCCAGGGCCTGATCTGGCTCGGCTTGGCAGCCGACGTGCTCGAGATCGACGAAGGCTCCATGGACTTCGCCGCGACCGACATCGCCGGGGGTGTGCTGTGAGCGGGGTGTGCGGCAGGCTGAGGGACGATCCACGTTCACAGCCCGGGCGTCCGAAGCCACAACCCGAGCGTCCTACCACCCCGGACAGACTCGGCGATCCGGGCGGAGAGCGACAGGGACCGCGAGTTCTCGTTGTCGCCGACTCGCCGAGGGGGGACGTCGCGCCGGCGGCCGAGGCACCGGCGTTGCGGCACGAGGCTCTACTCGCGCTTGCGCGCGCGGTCTACGCCGCGGACGGATCCCTGACCGTGCCCGTCGACGACGTGGCGCTCATTCTGGCCACCGTCGCGCTCAGCTACGCACACACCCCCGTCGCCGAAGGCCGCGCGGCCGAGCCACCGTTGACCGTGGTGGAAACGGTCCGTCCCGAACCCTCGGCCCGCCGTCTACTCCAACCTCTGGTACGGCGGGGCGCGCTGACCTATCGCAGCATCCGCGACTTCTCCGAGACCGCGGACGCCGGCGACACCGAGGGCGGTCCGGTACGTCGACATCCGGTCACACCTGACCTGCTCGAGATCGCCCGCCCGGCGTTTGCGGTGTTGCTCAGCCCGGCCGGGCAGGCGCTCGAGGACGGGTACGCACTCCGCTGCCCGAGAACGTACGCCTTCCGCTCGACCTTCCTCGCTCCCCCGTTGCGCCTCGACTTCGAGGACCCGACCGATCGCCTGCTCGAAGGCAGTCGGCAAGGCCGCTGGGGTGAAGGCGAGCACAACGCGATCCCGTACAGCTTCGTCATGCAACGCCTCGTCCGCGAGTGGACGCAGGACGAACGACGGGCCCGATAA
- a CDS encoding TRAFs-binding domain-containing protein codes for MTQHPLCFVLMPFGTKRYPATGPDIDFNRIYQAAIRPAVKAAGMQPLRSDEEEIGGIIHKAMFEKLLVCSYAVADLTTSNPNVLYELGVRHTARPGTTLTVYAKPTQLPFDVRMLSTQPYALGPANEFSDAEAAKLRRAITRRLKAMHAGNCVAEIQDSPVFELVPTWKPKSLPAAAVKTFRKDLRDSELLKGELDRLHALGQEDGQTEQVRTELAEIRDQALADQAPDAGVLVKLILVHRSIDDWSGMIEVYDRMPKEFRQIPIREQTALAYNRRAEEKAAKGNDAGAAKDRAAALALLDKLGKDQGATPETLGLLGRIYKSQWLQARATGDRRAGDLLVRAVDAYVQGFETDWREIYPGINALTLLAAQGDAEAQRTTERLLPVVRFAAEQRVRGADPDYWDYATMVELEVLHGDLVAAERFRRKAVAVGTETWQRESTTGNLRIIESIRRERQEDVTGLCELIDRLAPGR; via the coding sequence ATGACCCAGCACCCACTCTGCTTCGTCCTGATGCCGTTCGGCACGAAGCGGTATCCGGCGACCGGGCCGGACATCGACTTCAACCGGATCTACCAGGCCGCGATCCGGCCGGCCGTCAAGGCCGCCGGGATGCAGCCGCTGCGCTCGGACGAGGAGGAGATCGGCGGCATCATCCACAAGGCGATGTTCGAGAAGCTGCTGGTCTGCAGCTACGCGGTGGCCGACCTCACCACCAGCAATCCGAACGTCCTGTACGAGCTCGGGGTCAGGCACACCGCCCGTCCCGGGACGACGCTCACTGTGTACGCCAAGCCGACCCAACTGCCGTTCGACGTGCGGATGCTCAGCACCCAGCCGTACGCCCTCGGGCCGGCGAACGAGTTCTCCGACGCCGAGGCGGCGAAGCTGCGGCGGGCGATCACCAGGAGGCTCAAGGCGATGCACGCGGGGAACTGCGTCGCCGAGATCCAGGACAGTCCGGTCTTCGAGCTCGTGCCGACCTGGAAGCCGAAATCACTCCCGGCCGCGGCCGTGAAGACCTTCCGGAAGGACCTGAGAGACAGCGAACTGCTCAAGGGCGAACTGGACCGGCTGCATGCCCTCGGCCAGGAGGACGGTCAGACCGAACAGGTGCGCACAGAGCTCGCCGAGATACGGGACCAGGCCCTGGCGGATCAGGCTCCGGACGCCGGTGTCCTGGTGAAGCTGATCCTGGTGCACCGCTCGATCGACGACTGGTCCGGGATGATCGAGGTGTACGACCGGATGCCCAAGGAGTTCCGGCAGATTCCGATCCGCGAGCAGACCGCACTCGCCTACAACCGCCGCGCCGAGGAGAAGGCAGCGAAGGGCAACGACGCCGGCGCCGCAAAGGACCGGGCGGCGGCGCTGGCTCTGCTGGACAAGCTCGGCAAGGATCAAGGGGCCACGCCTGAGACACTCGGTCTCCTTGGCCGCATCTACAAGAGCCAATGGCTGCAGGCCCGCGCGACCGGCGACCGGCGCGCCGGCGACCTTCTCGTCCGGGCCGTGGACGCCTACGTCCAGGGATTCGAAACCGACTGGCGGGAGATCTACCCCGGCATCAATGCCTTGACGCTGCTCGCCGCACAGGGTGATGCCGAGGCCCAACGGACCACCGAGCGGCTGCTGCCGGTGGTCCGCTTCGCCGCTGAGCAACGCGTCCGCGGCGCCGATCCCGACTACTGGGACTACGCGACGATGGTCGAGCTCGAGGTCCTCCACGGCGACCTCGTCGCAGCCGAACGGTTCCGGCGCAAAGCCGTTGCCGTCGGCACCGAAACTTGGCAGCGCGAGTCCACCACCGGCAACCTGCGCATCATCGAGAGCATCCGCCGCGAACGCCAGGAAGACGTGACCGGTCTCTGCGAGCTCATCGACCGGTTGGCACCCGGCCGTTGA
- a CDS encoding HelD family protein yields the protein MAELEAERAFLTTAQAALRRMYAEVVDREVQVIGGEDNDERFTNEANQRAKEMRTHALLDLPDVPLFFGRLDYEHGTIPDLDLDQIYIGRRHVHDGSGVPLVIDWRAPVSVPFYRATQSDRQRVLMRRRYGFSDHADMTGFEDEPLTGVVETDQGDAFLRAEIERPRTGPMRDIVATIQPEQDDLVRAPLHPSVCVQGAPGTGKTAVGLHRVAYLLYTERERLSRGGVVIVGPNRSFLSYIRKVLPALGEVDVRQITIDELLTRPTAAIDDSEAERLKGDARMADVLRRALWSYVGTPTEGVLYSKGSRRYRVHDYEVVDIVSDLRESTRYAPGRNALAQRIAHVVLVRMEERAESPDDRVQNAVARSKPVKDVLDSVWPRVLPEQILHRLFSDAGFLAQAAPTLSDEERTALLWSKSVRSWKSAKWSFADSVLLDELEDLIERRTGSLGHLVLDEAQDLSAMQLRALSRRCRTGSATVLGDLAQATTPWAAGSWEQVLGHLDKSDGVVAELDRGFRVPEQIINFAAKLLPAIAPTLSTPSGVRTVADALSIVAADESTLADEVVAGCKAALAGEGSVALIAADDQVERLRDAIAAAGLEVALIGETDDEIDTVRLVCVPATLAKGLEFDAVIVAEPAHIVAAEPRGLHRLYVVLTRAVTRLQIIHAEPLPGALG from the coding sequence ATGGCCGAACTCGAGGCCGAACGCGCCTTCCTGACCACTGCCCAAGCCGCTCTCCGCCGGATGTACGCCGAGGTCGTGGACCGCGAGGTCCAGGTCATCGGCGGCGAGGACAACGACGAACGCTTCACCAATGAGGCCAACCAGCGGGCCAAGGAGATGCGGACCCACGCGCTCCTCGACCTGCCCGACGTACCACTGTTCTTCGGCCGGCTCGACTACGAGCACGGCACCATCCCCGACCTCGACCTGGACCAGATCTACATCGGCCGTCGGCACGTGCACGACGGCAGCGGCGTACCGCTGGTGATCGACTGGCGCGCGCCGGTGTCGGTGCCGTTCTACCGGGCGACCCAGTCCGACCGGCAACGGGTGCTGATGCGCCGCCGCTACGGGTTCTCGGACCACGCGGACATGACCGGGTTCGAGGACGAGCCGCTGACCGGCGTGGTGGAAACCGATCAGGGGGATGCCTTCCTGCGGGCCGAGATCGAGCGGCCGCGCACAGGTCCGATGCGTGACATCGTGGCCACGATCCAGCCGGAGCAGGACGACCTGGTCCGGGCACCGCTGCATCCCAGCGTCTGCGTGCAGGGTGCGCCAGGCACCGGCAAGACGGCCGTCGGTCTGCACCGGGTCGCCTACCTGCTCTACACCGAACGCGAACGGCTCAGCCGCGGCGGCGTCGTGATCGTCGGCCCGAACCGGTCCTTCCTTTCGTACATCCGCAAGGTCCTGCCCGCGCTCGGCGAGGTCGACGTACGGCAGATCACCATCGACGAGTTGCTGACCCGGCCGACCGCGGCGATCGACGACTCGGAGGCCGAGCGGCTGAAGGGCGATGCCCGGATGGCCGACGTACTGCGGCGCGCGTTGTGGTCGTACGTCGGTACGCCGACCGAGGGAGTCCTTTACAGCAAGGGATCCCGGCGCTACCGCGTGCACGACTACGAGGTCGTCGACATCGTGTCCGACCTGCGCGAGTCGACCCGGTACGCGCCCGGCCGGAACGCCCTCGCCCAGCGGATCGCGCACGTCGTACTCGTCCGGATGGAGGAGCGGGCCGAGTCACCGGACGACCGCGTGCAGAACGCGGTCGCGCGGTCGAAGCCGGTGAAGGACGTGCTCGACTCGGTCTGGCCCCGCGTCCTACCCGAGCAGATCCTGCACCGCCTCTTCTCGGACGCCGGCTTCCTGGCCCAGGCCGCTCCGACGCTGTCCGACGAGGAGCGTACGGCGCTGTTGTGGAGCAAGTCGGTGCGCTCGTGGAAGTCGGCGAAGTGGTCGTTCGCCGACTCCGTCCTGCTCGACGAGCTCGAGGACCTGATCGAGCGGCGTACCGGATCGCTCGGTCACCTCGTCCTGGACGAGGCGCAGGACCTGTCGGCGATGCAGTTGCGGGCGCTCAGCCGGCGGTGCCGGACCGGTTCGGCCACCGTGCTCGGCGATCTGGCGCAGGCGACGACGCCGTGGGCGGCGGGCTCGTGGGAGCAGGTCCTCGGTCATCTCGACAAGAGCGACGGCGTCGTCGCCGAGCTCGATCGCGGGTTCCGCGTGCCGGAGCAGATCATCAACTTCGCGGCCAAGCTGCTGCCCGCGATCGCTCCGACGCTGAGTACGCCGAGCGGAGTCCGGACGGTCGCCGACGCGCTGAGCATCGTGGCGGCCGACGAGTCGACGCTCGCGGACGAGGTGGTCGCCGGGTGCAAGGCCGCGCTGGCCGGCGAAGGTTCGGTCGCGCTCATCGCCGCCGACGACCAGGTGGAGCGACTCCGCGACGCGATCGCCGCCGCCGGCCTCGAGGTCGCGCTCATCGGCGAGACCGATGACGAGATCGACACGGTCCGCCTCGTCTGCGTCCCGGCGACCCTGGCGAAGGGCCTCGAGTTCGACGCGGTCATCGTCGCCGAACCGGCCCACATCGTCGCCGCCGAACCCCGCGGCCTCCACCGCCTCTACGTCGTCCTCACCCGCGCCGTCACCCGCCTCCAAATCATCCACGCCGAACCGCTCCCAGGTGCCCTGGGCTAG
- a CDS encoding immunity protein YezG family protein, with protein sequence MTEIGVIDTIARALVADLPAGWREVSAVYRATTSYAELDADVVGPSGRSQLQTLPEGLEDHFEQLRREMYQPGKGTWLTARVTVTADGHFSTDFDYDHQPAWSIPVDAGIYAADLAEFPRDAEHLPDWLK encoded by the coding sequence ATGACCGAGATCGGCGTGATCGACACGATCGCACGTGCCCTGGTCGCGGACCTGCCCGCCGGGTGGCGTGAGGTGTCCGCGGTGTACCGCGCGACCACGTCGTACGCCGAGCTGGACGCCGATGTGGTGGGACCGTCGGGGCGCAGCCAGCTGCAGACGCTGCCCGAAGGCCTCGAGGATCACTTCGAGCAGCTGCGGCGGGAGATGTACCAACCGGGGAAGGGCACCTGGTTGACGGCTCGCGTCACCGTCACCGCGGACGGGCACTTCTCGACCGACTTCGATTACGACCACCAGCCGGCCTGGTCGATCCCTGTCGACGCAGGCATCTACGCCGCCGACCTCGCCGAGTTCCCGCGGGACGCCGAGCACCTCCCGGACTGGCTGAAGTAA
- a CDS encoding DNA/RNA non-specific endonuclease translates to MPNERASTRIEQLADPGDVRVVGYGPDDVPVVPDKYAGLPVHKAESGQTGGWNAELMDPAASAVYIVDNRFLYATDDRGRVTHAEGWLGWLPKEQNDERRNPDAQLEAGEADREPTDDGGHLIATKFAGPGESINLTAQSQQQNRSVKGSQNWRRMEESWQALRAAGIQVHAAIDVKHPNRTSRRPSSRTVIDHHEGVRSPRRIFRETKPTARGAG, encoded by the coding sequence ATGCCTAACGAGCGGGCGTCGACCCGGATCGAGCAACTCGCCGATCCGGGCGACGTCCGCGTCGTCGGTTACGGGCCGGACGACGTTCCGGTGGTGCCGGACAAGTACGCCGGGTTGCCGGTGCACAAGGCAGAGTCCGGGCAGACCGGCGGCTGGAACGCCGAGCTGATGGACCCGGCCGCGTCGGCCGTCTACATCGTCGACAACCGGTTCCTGTACGCCACCGACGACCGCGGCCGGGTGACGCACGCCGAGGGCTGGCTCGGCTGGCTCCCGAAGGAGCAGAACGACGAGCGCCGCAACCCGGACGCCCAGCTCGAGGCGGGCGAGGCCGACCGCGAGCCCACCGACGACGGCGGTCATCTGATCGCGACGAAGTTCGCGGGCCCGGGGGAGTCGATCAACCTCACCGCCCAGTCGCAGCAGCAGAACCGCTCCGTGAAGGGCAGCCAGAACTGGCGCCGGATGGAGGAGAGCTGGCAGGCCCTGCGGGCGGCGGGTATCCAGGTGCATGCCGCGATCGACGTCAAGCACCCGAACCGTACGTCGCGCCGCCCGTCCAGCCGGACGGTGATCGACCACCACGAGGGCGTCCGGTCGCCCCGGCGTATCTTCAGGGAGACCAAGCCCACGGCCAGAGGAGCTGGATGA